DNA from Roseomonas gilardii subsp. gilardii:
CGCCCCGCGGCACCTGGAGCACGGAGATCGCGGTGCTGTGGATCAGGTGCCGGTCGTTGCGCTGGCCATGCGGGATGGCGATGCCGTCGCCGAGATAGGTCTCGGCCTCCCCCTCCCGGCGGAGCATGCTCTCCACATAGGCGGGCGCGATGGCGCCCGTTTCCACGAGGAGCTGCGCCGCTTCCCGGATGGCCTCATCCTTGGAGCCCGGATCTGCGTCGAGGCGGATACGTTCGGCGGAAAGGATCACGTGTGCTGGCGTCCCCTGGTCGAGCTGCGGCGCCAGGAGCCGGCGGGTCCTCCGGGGGGCCCGGTACCGGGGTCCGCCCATCCGCCGCCAGCCGCCCCCGTGGCCTCGCCCCCTGTCGTAAATGGCGGAATGGCGTCATGCAATTGGGGCAATGCTGTTCCGGCGATCATGGATGGCGCTTAACCCCGGTGGCGGCGCCCCTCCCGGCCGGAGCGGCTATGGACGGCGCCCCGTCACGGCTGCCACCCTGCCCGCACCGGCACGGCTCCCCCGGCCGGTGCGAACCGCAGATGTGAACAGCAGAACGGAGAACCGGATGCACCGCCGCAGGCTCCTGGCAGGCTCCCTGGCGACGGGGCTGGCCCTCCCCCTCGCCGCACCACGCCTGTCGCGTGCCTGGGCCGCCCCGGCGGGCGGCTCCGTGCTGCGCTTCGTGCCGCAATCCGACCTCGCCGTGCTCGATCCCATCTGGAGCACGGCCTATGTCACGCGCAACCACGCGCTGATGGTCTTCGACACGCTCTACGGCATGGACAGCGCCTTCCGCGCCCGGCCGCAGATGGTGGCGGGGCACGAGGTTGCGCCGGACGGGCTGCTCTGGCGCCTGACGCTGCGCGAGGGCCTGCGCTTCCATGACGGGGAGCCGGTGCTGGCGCGGGACTGCGTCGCCTCCATCCGCCGCTGGGGCGCGCGCGACGGATTCGGCCAGACGCTGATGGCGGCGGTGGAGGAGCTTTCCGCCGAAAGCGACCGGGTGATCCGCTTCCGCCTGAAGCGTCCCTTCCCGCTCCTGCCGGATGCTCTGGGCAAGGCGGGGTCCGCGATCTGCGCCATCATGCCGGAGCGCCTGGCGAAGACCGATCCCTTCACCCAGGTGACGGAGATGGTGGGCAGCGGCCCCTTCCGATTCCTGGCCTCGGAGCGTGTGGCGGGCTCGCGCGTCGCCTATGCCCGCAACGAGCAGTACGTGCCGCGCCCGGAAGACGCGGCGGGCGGCCCCGCCGACTTCACCGCCGGGCCGAAGCGGGTGCATTTCGACCGCGTGGAATGGCACGTCCTGCCGGATGCCGCGACCGCCGCCAATGCCATGCGCGCGGGGGAGATGGACTGGTGGGAGAACCCGACCGCCGACCTGCTGCCCATGCTGCGGCAGGACCCGAAGCTCACCGTCGCGCAGCGCGATGTCGCCGGCTATGTCGGCTGCCTGCGCTTCAACCACCTGAACCCGCCCTTCAGCAATCCGGCCATCCGCCACGCCCTGCTCGGCGCCGTGTCGCAGGCCGATTACATGACCGCCGTGGCCGGCACCGACCGGAGCAACTGGAGCGACGGCATCGGCTATTTCCCGCCGGTCTCCCCGCTGGCGAGCGAGGCCGGGATGGCGGCGCTCACCGGGCCGCGCGACCTCGCCGGGGCGCGCGCGGCGCTGGCCGCGGCGGGCTATGACGGCCAGAAGGTGGTGCTGCTCTCGCCCTCGGACTTCCCGACGCTGAAGGCGCTGGCAGACGTCACCGCCGACCTGCTGCGGCGGCTCGGGATGAACCTTGACGAACAGGCGATGGACTGGGGTTCGATGGTGCAACGCCTGCCGAAACGCGATCCGGCCGGGGCAGGCGGCTGGAGCGTCTTCGGCACCTTCTGGTCCGGCCTCGACCAGATCAATCCCGCCGTGCACAGCTATCTGCGCGGCAACGGCGCCGCCACCGGCTGGCCGCGCAGCGAGGCGCTGGAATCCCTGCGCGACGCCTGGCTCGCCGCGCCCGACGCGGCGGCACAGAAGGCCATCGCGGCGCGCATCCAGGAACAGGCCTTCCGCGACGTGCCCTATATCCCGCTCGGCCAGATGCTCGCCTCCACCGTTTTCCGGCGGGAGATCGTGGATATCCCCAAGGGCTTCGTCCTGTTCTGGAGCACGCGACGTGCCTGAAACGCCTCCCCTCAACCTGATCACCGACATCGCCGGCATCACCGTCGGCCATGCCACGGACCTCTCCCTCGGCTCCGGCGTCACCGCCATCCTCTTCGCCGGCGGCGCCACCGCGGCCGTCAGCATGCGCGGCGGCGCCCCGGGCTCGCGCGACACGGAGCTGCTGGCCCTCGACAAGACGGTGGAGAAGGTGGACGGGATCGTGCTGTCCGGCGGCTCCACCTTCGGCCTCGATGCCGGGACCGGGGTGCAGGCGGCGCTGCGCGAGTTGGGGCGCGGGCAGAGCTTCGCCGGCCTCACCATCCCGCTGGCGCCGCAGGCCATCCTCTTCGACCTGCGCAATGGCGGGAACAAGGACTGGGGCCGCTTCCCGCCCTATCGCGAGCTCGGCCACGCCGCCGCGATGGAGGCCGCCGGGCAGGCGTCCGGCCACCGCTTCGCGCTGGGCAGCGTCGGGGCCGGGACCGGCGCCACCACGCCGCTGGTGAAGGGTGGTCTCGGCTCGGCCAGCCTGCGCAGCGAAAGCGGCCATGCCGTCGCGGCCATCGTGGCGGTGAACGCGGTCGGCTCCCCCCTGGTCGGCGAAGGCCCCTGGTTCTGGTCCGCCCCCTTCGAGCGGGACGGGGAATTCGGCGGGCGCGGCCTGCCGGCCCGCTTCGCGCCGGAACACCTGCTGCCGCGCTTCAAGGGCGGCCCCGGCACCGCCACCACGATCGGGCTGATCGCCACCAATGCCGCGCTGACCAAGGCCCAGGCCGCGCGCCTCGCCAGCATGGCGGATGACGGGCTGGCCCGCGCCATCCTGCCGGCCCATGCGCCGCATGACGGCGACACGGTCTTCGCCGCCGCCACGGGGGAGGTGCCGCTCGCGGACCCGCTGCGCGACCTGACCCTGCTCGGCCATGCGGCGACCATCGCCATGGCCCGGGCCGTGGCGCGTGGGGTCTACGAGGCGACGGCCCTGCCCTATCCGGGCGCGCTGCCTTCCTGGCGCGAACGTTTCGGGAGCTGACGCCCCGGGAGGGCGAGCGGCTGCCGCGCCGTCCCCGGCGCGGCCTTCCGATTCAGGGGTCCGTCAGCGGACCTCAGTCATGCGCCGCATCGGCCATGTTCCGGGCCGGGAGCAATGCGGAAAGCCGCGCGGCGCGCTCCTCCAGCCCGCCGATCCGGGCGAGCGTGCCGGCGATCTCCGCCAGCTTCCCGCACTGGACCGGGCAGGCCGCGAAATGCCCTTCGGCGACGGCGGGGATCAGCGCATCGGCCAGGAGCGCGATCACATTGCGGTAGCGGGCCGCCGTGGCGCCGCCGGGACCGGCCCAGGCCGGGGCGGTGCCCCACCAGAGCACGTTCAGCAGGCGGTCGGGCGGCGTCGTGGCGAAGACCGCGCCGGTGGTCGCGGTGACGGCGGCCAGCAGCGCCTGCTTCACCGTGCCCGGCGCGCCCTCGGCACCGTCCACCACCTGGCGCAGATGCAGCAGCTCCTGCGTCAGCACCGCATCCGGCACCGCGCCGACACGGGCGCCCACCATGGTGCCGGTGCTGTCGGTGAAGCCCTGCGGCGCCTCCAGCGCGTTGATCAGCGGGTGGTATTCGTAGAGGCCGCTCCAGTCGAACTGGCCGCGGTAGAAGGATTCGTCATAGCCCTTCGGCACGCCGAGGAAGCGCACCCCCACCTCGCGCCCGCTGTGCCGGATCTTGAAGAGGGCGAGGTCCAGCGTGTTCACCGGCCAGCCGAGATCCACCGCGCTCCAGAAGGCATCCACCGGCCCGTCCCCGGCGAGCGCCGCGGCATTGACCAGCAGATGCGTCGCCTGCCGCAGGTTCTGCACGTTGAAATGCCGGTCCGGCCCATGCAGGCCGATCATCCCGGCCTCGATCCCCGCCTGGATGTCCGCGGCGATGATGCCGTTCTCCAGCACATGGGTGAATCGCGTGACGGCGAAATGCGTCGCCCCCCCCCCATCCTCCCGCTGGGCCGCCCCCTGGCGGGCGGCGCGCATCCATTGCGCCTCCGCCAGCTTCTTGGTGGCGGTGTAGACGTGGTCGGTCACATAGGCGAAGCACTTGCCGGTCGAGGAATAGACCGCGATCCGCACGCCATGGCGCTGGCAGGCCCCGATGACGTTGCCGCTGCCGAAGACATTGGTTTCCACCGCCTCCCGCACCACGGCCTCGGCCCGGCCCGGCTCGCGGATCGCTGCCAGGTGGAAGACCACCTCGGGCCGCGCCTCGCGGAAGGCGGCATCGAGCGCCACCGCGTCGCGGATATCGGCGGTGATGCCGGTGCCCTCGCCGTGATGCGGGGCGATGTCGAGATTGAACAGCGCCGCCGGCCCGAAGCCCTGCAACAGCCGGCGCAGCCGCGTGCCGACGGAGCCGGACCCGCCGGTGACCAGGATGCGCCGACCGGCCAGCCGCGCCGCCACCGCGTCGCGGTGCAGTTCCACGTTGCGGGTCATGGCGAGTTCCAGCGGGTCCTCGTCCAGCCCTCCCTCGGCCTCCCGCGCCGCCAGAAGCCGGCGTGTCAGGGCCTGGAGAGTCTGGATCGTCGCCGCATTCAGCGCAGCCTGGCCATCCGGCGCCAGGGCGGTGATATCCCGAATCAGGTCGGCGCTGCTTTGCGGCATCAGATCAATCGCCCTGCTGGAGCAATGCGTCATGCACAAGGACAGTGCAACACGCCAGTATTGTAACGTTTAGTTTCCGCAATGCAGCATACATAGCCCCACCAAGTAAAGTCGAATTAATTAGATTTAGGAATTCAAGACGGACATCATCGGGGCCAAAATCCATCCTTCGGGAATATGCCAAAATATTCCTGGATTTCCCGGTTTTCGGGATGGGCCTCATGCCTCCGGCCGCGACGCCGCAACCGGAGGTATGGATGGACGGTCAGGCCCTCGGCCCGGTCCAGGCAGAGAAGCCACGCTCCAGATTGAACAGCCGCCCTGGGTCATAGCCGGCCGAGACCAGGGCGCGGATGACGGCCGCGCTCCGCATGCCGGACTGGCAATAGACCAGCAGGTCGCGGTCCCGCGGGATCCCGTCCAGCACGCCGGCGGCGGCGGTGCCCTGTTCCAGCAGCGCCCCCACCGCATCGTCGATCAGCGGCTTGGGCAGGCGCAGGGCGCCCGGCAGGGTCCCGCCCGCCCATTCCGGCGGGTTGCGGACGTCGAGCAGCACCATCTCCGGCCCCGCCTCCAGCCGGGCCA
Protein-coding regions in this window:
- a CDS encoding ABC transporter substrate-binding protein; the encoded protein is MHRRRLLAGSLATGLALPLAAPRLSRAWAAPAGGSVLRFVPQSDLAVLDPIWSTAYVTRNHALMVFDTLYGMDSAFRARPQMVAGHEVAPDGLLWRLTLREGLRFHDGEPVLARDCVASIRRWGARDGFGQTLMAAVEELSAESDRVIRFRLKRPFPLLPDALGKAGSAICAIMPERLAKTDPFTQVTEMVGSGPFRFLASERVAGSRVAYARNEQYVPRPEDAAGGPADFTAGPKRVHFDRVEWHVLPDAATAANAMRAGEMDWWENPTADLLPMLRQDPKLTVAQRDVAGYVGCLRFNHLNPPFSNPAIRHALLGAVSQADYMTAVAGTDRSNWSDGIGYFPPVSPLASEAGMAALTGPRDLAGARAALAAAGYDGQKVVLLSPSDFPTLKALADVTADLLRRLGMNLDEQAMDWGSMVQRLPKRDPAGAGGWSVFGTFWSGLDQINPAVHSYLRGNGAATGWPRSEALESLRDAWLAAPDAAAQKAIAARIQEQAFRDVPYIPLGQMLASTVFRREIVDIPKGFVLFWSTRRA
- a CDS encoding P1 family peptidase, with the translated sequence MPETPPLNLITDIAGITVGHATDLSLGSGVTAILFAGGATAAVSMRGGAPGSRDTELLALDKTVEKVDGIVLSGGSTFGLDAGTGVQAALRELGRGQSFAGLTIPLAPQAILFDLRNGGNKDWGRFPPYRELGHAAAMEAAGQASGHRFALGSVGAGTGATTPLVKGGLGSASLRSESGHAVAAIVAVNAVGSPLVGEGPWFWSAPFERDGEFGGRGLPARFAPEHLLPRFKGGPGTATTIGLIATNAALTKAQAARLASMADDGLARAILPAHAPHDGDTVFAAATGEVPLADPLRDLTLLGHAATIAMARAVARGVYEATALPYPGALPSWRERFGS
- a CDS encoding polysaccharide biosynthesis protein, coding for MPQSSADLIRDITALAPDGQAALNAATIQTLQALTRRLLAAREAEGGLDEDPLELAMTRNVELHRDAVAARLAGRRILVTGGSGSVGTRLRRLLQGFGPAALFNLDIAPHHGEGTGITADIRDAVALDAAFREARPEVVFHLAAIREPGRAEAVVREAVETNVFGSGNVIGACQRHGVRIAVYSSTGKCFAYVTDHVYTATKKLAEAQWMRAARQGAAQREDGGGATHFAVTRFTHVLENGIIAADIQAGIEAGMIGLHGPDRHFNVQNLRQATHLLVNAAALAGDGPVDAFWSAVDLGWPVNTLDLALFKIRHSGREVGVRFLGVPKGYDESFYRGQFDWSGLYEYHPLINALEAPQGFTDSTGTMVGARVGAVPDAVLTQELLHLRQVVDGAEGAPGTVKQALLAAVTATTGAVFATTPPDRLLNVLWWGTAPAWAGPGGATAARYRNVIALLADALIPAVAEGHFAACPVQCGKLAEIAGTLARIGGLEERAARLSALLPARNMADAAHD